The genomic segment GTTGTAACGACCAGACAACATCTCGTGCGTCCAGTGTGTGCCCGTTGCTAAAGCGGATATTGCTGTTGAGGTGGAAAGTGTAGTGCAAACCATCCTTCGAAAGATCCCAAGACCGAGCTAGACCAGCTTCTGGAACATTTTTTTCACTACTGCCAACTAAAGTCTGATATACATTGCCAAGCAAAGCTTGATTGATAGCGTTACCCTGTTCGCTGCGTATATCCAGCGATTGTGGAGCGGTGAGTGTTCCTACGTTGACGTTTGCATCCGAAACAACAAGATTGCCAGCTAAGATGCTCCGATGATTGAGTAGTGACCATCCGACCCAAGTGATCGCGCTCAAAGCAATAAGCGCAACAAGGAACATGACGGCAGATTTCCAAGAAGCCTGTTCTGTTCTCTTCATACTTACGAGTCTATAGTCTGGGCATGTCTTCAATCAGACGAGATGACTTCCGCGCTTGGGCAAGTATTCGCTAGGGGACAGCGTTGACATTCGGGTTTTCGTGCATGACATATGGCTCTTCCATGAAGGATAAGCCGATGAGATAGATCAGTCCAGGTCTCGGGAGGAAAGTATGAGGTTATCTCATGCTCAATGTGTACAGGATCAGGATGAGGCGTTTTCCAGTCTCGCCGCCAACGCAATCTGCGAGTAAGGCGGATGACGTGGGTATCCACAGGGAACCCAGGGATCTTAAAAGCGTTGCCTAACACTACATTTGCTGTTTTCCGGCCAACCCCAGGCAAACTGGTAAGCTCATCCATCGTTTTAGGAACTACCCCATTGAATTGAGTTTCCAAGATATTGCCAAGACCAATAAGGTGTTTAGCTTTGGCATGGTAAAACCCCGTGGAATGAATGATATCTTCAAGTTCGGAAGGGTTGGCTTCACTCAGAGATTTGGCAGTAGGGTAGGTGTCGAATAGTTCAGGCGTAACCAGATTGACGCGAACATCTGTGGTCTGTGCACTGAGTACTGTGGCCACAAGCAGTTGCAGCGGAGTCGAGAAATCGAGAGCACAACGCGGAGCAGGGTACAAGACACAGAGCTTG from the Bifidobacterium sp. genome contains:
- the nth gene encoding endonuclease III, encoding MARESNTHRLSRMHEEYDKLCVLYPAPRCALDFSTPLQLLVATVLSAQTTDVRVNLVTPELFDTYPTAKSLSEANPSELEDIIHSTGFYHAKAKHLIGLGNILETQFNGVVPKTMDELTSLPGVGRKTANVVLGNAFKIPGFPVDTHVIRLTRRLRWRRDWKTPHPDPVHIEHEITSYFPPETWTDLSHRLILHGRAICHARKPECQRCPLANTCPSAEVISSD